The Devosia yakushimensis DNA window GATCGACAGCTCCGCCGCCCCCTTGATCTTGGGCTTGGCATGTTTGAGCGCCTCCAGAACAGCGCGTTCGGCCAGAGGATCGAAATCCTCCGGCCAGCTTTCATCATTGCGGATAATGGCAATATCGATCGGCGGATTGGTCAGCGGCTCAGTCCTTCGGAGGCCTTGTCGGCCAGTTTCTTGGCCGTGTCGGCCTCGTAGGCCCGCACGATACGACCCACCAGGGCGTGGCGCACCACATCCTTGTCGCTGAACCGGCTGATATGCACGCCCTCGACCTTTTCGAGCAGATGCACCGCCTCGACCAGCCCCGATTTCTCCCCGCGCGGCAGATCGACCTGGGTCGGATCGCCGGTGACGATCATCTTGGAGTTCTCGCCCAGACGGGTCAGGAACATCTTCATCTGCATCGATGTGGTATTCTGTGCCTCATCGAGGATGACCACGGCATTGGCCAGTGTCCGGCCACGCATGAAGGCAAGCGGCGCCACTTCGATAATGCCCGAGGTGATGCAGCGCTCGACATTTTCCGGCTTCATCATGTCATAGAGCGCGTCATAGAGCGGGCGCAGATAGGGATCGACCTTTTCCTTCATGTCGCCCGGTAGAAAGCCCAGCCGCTCGCCCGCTTCCACGGCCGGACGCGACAGGATGATGCGGTTGATATCGCCCCGTTCGAGGAGCGACGCCGCATGGGCCACCGCCAGATAGGTCTTGCCCGTACCGGCCGGCCCCACCCCGAATACCAATTCGCTCCGCTCCATGGCGCGCATATAGGCGTCCTGGGCGGGCGTGCGCGCGACAATGGTGGATTTGCGCGTGGCGATCTGGGCCATGCGCACCTTGCCCTTGCGCTCCAGCGTCGGCAGGGTCAGCTGGCTGTCCTCGGTCTCGATCATGCGGATCACCGCATCGACATCGGCAATGTCGACGCTGCGGCCTTCCTCAAGGCTGGCATAGAGCGATTCGAGCACACGCCTGGCCTGGTCGACCGTGGAGGCCGCGCCTTTGAGCAGAACATGATTGCCGCGGGGAGTGGCCGAAACCTTGAGCCGCTGTTCGATCAGCGCCAGGTTCTGGTCGAAATCGCCATAAAGCTGGGCAGCCAGGCGATTGTCTTCAAAAGCGAGTTCGAGTTGCGATGCGAGTGCGTTGTCGGCGGTCGGTGACAAATGCCTGCTCAAACTGGTGTGGCTCCCTGAAGGGACGCGGCGCGGGCTTGCACCGCGAATACAAGACCGACGCTAGGCCGATTTGCGCGTCATGTCTGTAGCAATATTGTGACGCTTGCTGCCGTTGCCAAGGGCGCAATTTGCGCTTGCGGGCAAATGAATGCGAGAAACTAACGGCAGGACCGGGAGGGAAATCCGTGACGACGCTGTTCAGCCAAAATATCAGTGTGCAATATGGTCAGGCCTATCTTGAGCTTGGCGGTCAGTTTAATGGCTCGATGGAGGACTGCTTTCGCGGTCAGAGCAACGGCATCTGTGGGGCCAGCGCGCCCGATCTCCTGTTCCTGATCACTGGTCTGCATACCGGCAAGGTGGGCCTCACCATCAATCTGTTCGATACCGATCCCGGCATTGATGAAACCTGGGATGAAATTGTCGAGGTCTCCTGCCAGGCGCCCAAGGGCGAAGTGGCCCTATCGGAATGGGCGGCCGATAGCGGCCCCCCCATGGCGGTTCCGGCCGGCTCGTATCGGGCGCGATACCATGCCCGCAAGATGCAGGCCGCGAACGAGCTGGACACCAATGTCACCGAGGTCCCGGTCGATACTTACCGGCTGGACCTGTGGCCTGCCCCGCCCGCCGCCGACCGCATCATCAAGCAAACCTCCGAGGTCGCGGCCTATTGGCACGGTTGGGCCAAGGGTCTGGCGATGGGTAAATAACCGGGTCTGGCGGCGCTCCCCGGCTACTTTCGGCCCACCCGTTCCCAGCCCCATCACGTCGCAAATATTTGGTGGGAGCGGTGGGGTGTCGGCTTCGGTTCTCAAGCAGTGCCCCCTAAGCCGCCACCGCCACTTTCAACCGCCCCACCAACGAATTGGTGCTGGTGCCAACAATCTCGACCTGGTGGATCGCCCCGATCAGGTCCGTTGATCCTTCCAGGTGCACAGCCTGCAGATATGGCGAGCGTCCGCCCACCTGTCCCGGCATGCGGCCTGGCCGCTCGATCAGCACCGGCAGCACCTTGCCCACGCAGGAGGCGTGGAAGGCGGTGGTCTGGCTATTGACCAGTTCCTGCAGCCGGTAAAGGCGTTCGGTCTTGATCTCCTCGGCGACCTGGCCATCGAGATTGGCCCCCGGCGTGCCCGGGCGGGTCGAATATTTGAACGAATAGGCCGAGGCATAGCCGACATCGGCAATGATCCTGAGCGTGTCCTCGAAATCCCTATCGGTCTCGCCCGGGAAGCCGACGATGAAATCGCCCGACAGCGCCATGTCCGGCCGCGCCGTCTTGATGGCCTCGATGACCTTCATATATTCGGCCGCCGTGTGGCGTCGGTTCATCGCCTTGAGGATGCTGTCGCTGCCCGATTGCACCGGCAGATGCAGATAGGGCATCAGGATGTCGAGATCGCGATGGGCTGCTATCAGCGCATCGTCCATGTCGCGCGGATGGCTGGTCGTATAGCGCAGCCGTTCCAGCCCGGAAATTTCGGCCAGTAGGTAGGCCAGTTCGCCCAGCCCCACCGCCCGGCCCGCTCCGTCGACGCCGTGATAGGCGTTGACGTTCTGGCCCAATAGCGTGATTTCCTTGACCCCGGCCTCGACCAGGCCCCTTGCCTCGGCGATGACCTGGCTCACCGGACGGCTGACTTCCGCCCCGCGCGTATAGGGCACCACGCAGAAGCTGCAGAACTTGTCGCAGCCTTCCTGCACGGTCAGAAACGCGGTCAGTCCGCGCTTGATGGTCACTTCCTTTTTTGCCGCCGGCAGGTGGTCGAACTTGTCTTCCTCGGGGAAGTCGGTGTCGATCACCGCCTGCTTGAGGCTCGGATGCATATGCCGCTGCGCCTCGGCGCGGGCCAGCATATCGGGCAGGCGGTGATAGGCCTGCGGCCCGAATACCATATCCACCACCGGCGCACGCCGGGCGATTTCCTCGCCCTCGGCCTGCGCCACGCAGCCCGCCACCCCGATCAGCATGTCGCCGCCCAAAGCCCGGCGCTCATTCTGCAATTCCTTGAGCCGGCCCAGTTCGGAAAAGACCTTCTCGGACGCCTTTTCGCGGATATGGCAGGTATTGAGCAGCACGAGGTCCGCCTGCGCAATGTCGCCCGTCGGCTCATAGCCTTGCGGCGCCAGGGCGTCGGCCATCCTGTCGCTGTCATAGACATTCATCTGACAGCCATAGGTCTTGATGAAAAGCTTCTTGGTATTGGCTGATATCTCGGTCATGGCCGCTCTTTACCAGAGCCGGCCCCAAGACTCAAAGCCCTGCAACCAGCGCCAGGGCCCATGAATTGTACTGCGAGCAATTAGGAATAGGGAGGTCTTCATGACCAAGGCCAAAAAAGACGCCGCTGCAGCCATGCGGGACGGCAAAAAGCCCGGCCCCAAGGATTCCCCGGTCCAGGTCCGCAATGCCGGCAAGGACGCCCAGGCCGGCTCCCCCAAGGACTGGGACGAACAGGACGAAGCCGTGGACGAAAGCTTTCCGGCCAGCGACGCCAGCGCGAAATATTGAGGCTACGCACAGCGCGGGTGGGAGCCCCTGTTTGCTTTCTTGTTGGGATACCCCCTCCTAGCCTCCCCCTGATAGGGGGAGGGACCGCCTTGTGGTTGGAACTGGATCGAGCATCAAGAGTGGAGAGATCCCTCCCCCTATCAGGGGGAGGCTAGGAGGGGGTACTCCAATCCTCGAGCATCCCCCCCTCCGTCCTCTTCCCATCCGCACCCGTCCCCCGCCTTTACGATTGCCCATCCCCGACCAAACCCCCTATGCTGCCTCAAGGCAAAGTGGGACGAATCGTGCGCCTGCTGCCGCTGCATTTTCGGGTGTGCATGGCCAAGGCGGAAACCAACCATATCCAACCCCGGTCCGGATCCCGCTCGATCGTCTTTTACCTTCTGGTTCTGGCGCTTGTCGGCATTGTGCCCAGCTTCCTGTTCGCCGGCATTCTGATCCAGCGCAACCAGGTCGCCCAGGAGAGCACGGTCGAGACGCTGATCGTGGCCACGTCGCGCTCCATCGTGCAGGCCATGGAGCGTGAAATTGCCGCCAATGTCACCACGCTCCGCGTGCTCGCCGCCTCGCCCTTGCTGCGCATGGGCGATTTCGAGACCTTCTACGATACCAGCAAGCTGGCTTTGGCCGAAACCAGCGCCAATCTCTTCATCGTCAATCCTGACTTCACCACTTTCGCCAGCACACGCCAGCCGTTCGACAGCCCCTCCAGCGTGACGCGCGACGTGAAATCGAGTGAGCGCGCCTTCGAGAGCAACGAGATCGTCGTTACCGACCTGCTGCTGGGCGCCGTCTCCAGGCAATGGGTCTACAATATTCTCCTGCCCGTCGATCTGGGCCCCCATGGCCGCAAGCTGATCGCGCTCAACCAGCCGGCCAGCAATTTCGCCGGCGCGCTCACCTCCAATAGCCTGCCCGAGGGCTGGAACACCGCCCTGCTCGACAATGACGGGCGGATCATTGCCGCGACGCCCGGCGTCGGCGCCACCGGCGAGGTCTTTGCCCCCTTCAATGCCATGACGCAGGGTTTTGCCCTGGGCTGGCAGCATTTCGACACCAAGCAAGGCGCCGCTTTGGGCGTGATCCAGCGTTCGGGAACGACCGGCTGGCGGCTTGTCGCCTGGGCGCCGGTCTGGAGCATTTCCCAGCCCCTGCTGATTGCCGTGCTGCTGCTGATCGCCGGTGGCATTGTGCTGCTCGGGCTGATCCTGGCGGCTCTGTTCTGGGGCAGCCGGCGCATCGGCAGTTCCGTACGGGGTCTGGCCCGCGATGCGCGGCGGCTAGGCGCGGGCGAACCGGTCGTCGCCAAGCCCTATCCGGTTTCGGAAATCGCCGAAGTGTCCGAAGCGCTGGAACAGGCTTCCGAGGCGCGCCAGGCCGCCGAGCGCGAAGTGCGTTTCCTCATGCGCGAGCTGGCCCATCGCTCCAAGAACCAGATGACGGTTATCGCCGCCATGGCCAAGCAGACCGCCCGCGGCGCCACTGACCTGCCCAGCTACGTGCAGGCCTTCGAGCGCCGCATTCTGGGCCTGGCCCGCTCCACCGACCTATTGCTCACCCACGGCACGGCCGGGGTCCTGCTGGCCGAATTGATCGAGCATCACATCGAGCCGTTCAGCCCTACCGCGCCCGGGCGCGTCACCATTGCCGGCCCCGACATTCGCCTCAACGGCCAGGCCGCGCAGATCCTGGGCATGGCCATGCACGAACTGGCGACCAATGCGGTCAAATATGGCGCCTTCCTCGACGATGAAGGGCACCTGTCGGTCACCTGGGATCGCGTTGACGACAGGCTCGATCTGGTCTGGCGGGAAAAGGTCGCTCGCAAGATCGAGACCAGCGAGCATAAGGGCTTTGGCACCACCGTCCTCAAATCCATGGTTGGCGGCGCGCTCGACGCCCAGGTAGAACGCATCGGCCATGACGATGGCATGGAATGGCGCTTTGCCATTCCCCTGGCCGGCATTGACCCGGCTCTGGCCCCTGCCCCGGCCGCCGAACCCGATTCGGAATAAATTCTGGCGTTATTGCCCGCTTTGCCCTATATGCAGCCCCAAGTTCGCGGCCTTTGGGCCCCGGGCGTTAGCGGCCCCGCCTGGACGACATCCCGGCCGGGGCGACCCCAATCCTCCTTTGAAAGGATATTTCCGATGTCGATTACGCCCGAGCGCAAGACCGCTTTGATCCAGGAATATGCAACCAAGCCGAACGATACCGGCTCGCCCGAAGTGCAGGTTGCCATCCTCTCCGAGCGCATTGCCAACCTCACCGAGCACTTCAAGGATCACGGCAAGGACAACCATTCCCGCCGCGGCCTGCTCAAGCTCGTTTCGCTCCGTCGCCGCCTGCTCGACTATGTCAAGAAGTCCGACGAAGCCCGCTACAAGACCCTGATCGAAAAGCTCGGTCTGCGCCGCTAAGAGCGCATTCAACTTGCGGATGCGGGGTCTTTTCTCCGCATTCGCCTTTTGCCGCCGAAATGCGGCGCAAGCGTAGACCGGCGAGAGCCGGAGCATGGCAGGATTATTGGCCGCTCCTCATGCCGCACGCTGCAAAATCAGCTCCTGGTTTTGTTGTCCTGCGGCGCCCGATCCAACAGGGGAGCTGCTTGTTGTCTTGCCCATGTTTCGTCCTAGCCAGCTGTAAAAACAGTGCCTGATTTTGAGCCTTTTACGCACATGGGGTGCGGATGGGGTGCGGGCACACCGGATTGAGTTCGCGTGGGTTTGCTACGCCCCTCGCGTTCCCGCTCAACCGGCAGAATGGAAAGACGATACCAAGATGACTATCGATTTCGACTACCACAAGGTCGAGCTCAACTGGGGCGGTCAGCCCCTGACGCTGGAAACCGGCAAGATCGCCCGCCAGGCCGATGGCGCTGTGCTGGCGACGCTCGGTGAAACCGTTGTCCTCGCCACAGTTGTCAGCGCCAAGTCGCCCAAGCCGGGCATCGACTTCTTCCCGCTGACCGTGAACTACCAGGAAAAGTACTTCGCCGCCGGCAAGATCCCCGGTGGTTACTTCAAGCGCGAAGGCCGCCCGACCGAAGCCGAGACGCTGATCTCGCGCCTCATCGACCGCCCGATCCGCCCCCTCTTCCCTGATGGCTACAAGAACGAGACCCAGGTCATCGTGACTGTTCTCCAGCACGACATGGAGAACAATCCGGACGTGCTCTCGATGGTCGCGGCCTCCGCCGCCCTCACTATTTCGGGCGTGCCCTTCATGGGCCCGATCGGCGCCGCCCGCGTCGGTTATGTCGATGGCGAATATGTGCTGAACCTGCCCGTCGACCGCCGCGCTGATAGCAAGCTTGACCTGGTCATGGCCGGCACCGCCGACGCCGTGTTGATGGTTGAATCGGAAGCCAAGGAACTCAGCGAAGAAATCATGCTGGGTGCCGTCATGTTCGGCCATGCCGAAAGCGGCAAGGTCATCGAAGCCATCATCAAGCTGGCTGAACTCGCCGCCAAGGACGCCCGCGATTTCGAGCCGGAAGATCATTCGGCAATCGAAACCGAAATGCTCGCCGTCGTCGAAGCCGATCTGCGCGCTGCCTATAAGCTGACCAAGAAGGAAGAGCGCTACGCTGCCGTCGACGCCGTCAAGGCCACGGCCAAGGCGCATTTCGCCGCCCGCGTCGAAGCTGGCGAACTCTCGGCCGAAGACGTTGGCGCCGTGTTCAAGCACCTGCAGGCCAAGGTCGTGCGCTGGAACGTGCTCGACACCGGTTTCCGCATCGATGGCCGCGATCTCAAGACCGTTCGCCCGATCGTTTCCGAAGTTGGCGTTCTGCCCCGCACCCATGGTTCGGCGCTGTTCACCCGCGGCGAAACCCAGGCGCTGGTTGTTGCCACGCTGGGCACCGGCGAAGACGAGCAGTTCATCGACTCGCTCGAAGGCACCCAGAAGCAGAACTTCCTGCTGCACTACAACTTCCCTCCCTATTCGGTGGGTGAAGCTGGCCGCATGGGGTCGCCCGGCCGTCGCGAAATCGGCCATGGCAAGCTCGCCTGGCGTGCGATCAACCCGATCCGCCCCTCGGTCGAGGAATTCCCCTACACCATCCGTATCGTCTCCGAGATCACCGAATCCAACGGTTCGTCCTCGATGGCGACCGTCTGCGGCACCTCGCTGGCGCTGATGGATGCCGGCGTGCCGATGGCGCGTCCGGTGGCTGGTATCGCCATGGGCCTGATCCTGGAAGGCGAAAAGTTCGCCGTTCTCAGCGACATCCTGGGTGACGAAGATCACCTGGGCGACATGGACTTCAAGGTTGCCGGTACCGACCAGGGCATCACCTCGCTGCAGATGGATATCAAGATCGCCGGCATCACCGAGCAGATCATGCAGATCGCCCTTGGCCAGGCCAAGGACGGCCGTATCCACATCCTGGGTGAAATGGCCAAGGCCATCTCGGCCAGCCGTGGCGAAGTGGGCGAGTTCGCTCCCCGCATCGAAACCATGAAGATCCCGACCGAAAAGATCCGCGAAGTGATCGGCACCGGCGGCAAGGTGATCCGCGAGATCGTCGAAAAGACCGGCGCCAAGATCAATATCGAGGATGACGGTACGATCAAGATCGCATCGTCCGACGGCAGCCAGATCGAAGCGGCCATCAAGTGGATCCGCTCGATCACCGACGAAGCCGAAGTGGGTGCCATCTATCAGGGCACCGTCGTCAAGACCGCCGATTTCGGCGCCTTCGTCAACTTCTTCGGCGCCAAGGACGGCCTGGTGCACATCTCCCAGCTGGCCGATCAGCGCGTTGCCAAGACCACCGACGTGGTCAAGGAAGGCGACAAGGTCTGGGTCAAGCTCTTGGGCTTTGACGAGCGCGGCAAGGTCCGCCTCTCCATGAAGGTCGTCGACCAGGCGACCGGCAAGGAAATCAAGACCGAAGAAGCCGCTGCCGAGTAATCCGGCTCGTTACGGAATCAGGAAAGGCCCGGATATTCCGGGCCTTTTCGCTTTTGTGGTAACTTTGCCACAAGCATAAGTCCTTCACTTTGCTGAGAGGAACCGGAAGCCTCGCACGCCGTTCGGCAAGTGATGCTTTCCTGCACTATGCAACTCAGCTTTGTCTGCATAGGTCATTGCTAATTCAAACCTTATTGCGTTGCCCCATAGGATTCGCTGTGCTCAATCGCCGTTTGTTTATGATCGGTATGCCCCTCGCTCTGGCCGCCTGCACCACATCGCGCGCCCCGGTGGTCGAAGAGCCCCGCATCGATCCCTATTACCAGGCCATGTATGGCCCCGTTTATAACGAACCCTTCCCGATTGCCGCGATGGACCTGCGCCGCGTCGATCCGCAATGGTGGCGCCAGGAGGTTCCCTACATCACCTCCGAGCCCGTTGGCACCATCGTCGTCGATACCCCCGCTCGCTTCCTCTACCTGGTGCTCGAAGGCGGCCGCGCGCTGCGCTATGGCATCGGTGTCGGCAAGAGCGAAGCCCTGGTGTTCCGCGGCACTGCCACGATCGGCCGCAAGGCCCAGTGGCCGCGCTGGACGCCCACCCAGTCCATGATCAAGCGCGAGCCCGACCGCTACGGTCCCTATGCCGGCGGCATGGAAGGCGGCCCCACCAATCCGCTCGGCCCGCGTGCCCTCTATCTCTATAAGGGCGGCCGGGACACGCTCTTCCGCCTGCATGGCACGACCGAGCCCTATACCATCGGCACCAATGTTTCCTCGGGCTGCATCCGCCTGATGAACCAGGACATCCTCGATCTTTATGCCCGCGTCCCCACCGGCACGCGCGTCACGGTGATCAATTAAGCTCCGCATTCGGGCCATTATCGCGACAGCGGGGATCCTTGTTTCGGAATCCGTAGTCACCGAAAAAAAGATTGCCGCTGCCGCGACAATGGCCCGGAAAATTACAGAGAAGACCCGGCTCGAAAGAGCCGGGTCTTTTGGTTTTGGGGCGGGAGCCGGGCTCCGCTAGAGGATATCCAACGCTGCGCCTTCAACCTCTATCGCCATTGGAAGGGTCAACGAGCGCCAGAATGGGAGCGGAGCAATGCCGATCGTGCGGGCGAGGTAGAGGGTCAGCGCCGTGCCATGCGTGACCAGAGCGACAGTGCCGTGGCCTGGCTCCAGACCGCGCCTTACCGCACCCGAAAAGCGCTCGAAGACCTGGTCCGCCGTCTCTTCGCCGAAAACCAGCTCTTCGGGCTGGGCAAAGAACCGGGCGATGCTTGCCTCGAATTCGGGCCTTGGCAGATAGCCTGTATTTGCCCGCTCATGCTCGCGCAGGTCTCTGTCCAGGGTGAGCGGCAGCCGCAAAGCGGCGGCGATCGCCTCGCCGGTTTGGCGGGCCTTTGGCTCGTCGCTGGAGACCATTGCGGCTATTCCCCGATCGGTCAGCCGTTCGGCAAGCACGACCGCCGCCGCGTGGCCTTCTGCACTGAGCACCCAATCTTGGGCGGGCCGTGCTGAATCGATCAGCGGCATGCTGTGCCGGATAAGGACCAGCTTGGTCATTGGCGCCATCCCAAATGAGAAAGGGCGCAGCCGGTTGGCCACGCCCTTTGCTATATCGTGTCTGCCGCTCGCGCCTTACAGCGTCCGCTGCACCGTTTCGACGCGGAAGCATTCGATGACGTCGCCCTGGCGGATGTCTTCGTAGTTTTCGAAGGCCATGCCGCATTCCTGGCCCATCTGCACTTCCTTGACTTCGTCCTTGAAGCGCTTGAGCGTCTTGAGCTTGCCTTCGTGGATGACGACGTTGTCGCGCAGCAGGCGCACGCCGGCGCCGCGTTCCACAATGCCCTCGGTGACCCGGCAACCGGCGACCTTGCCGACCTTGGTGATCGAGAAGACTTCCAGGATCTCGGCATAACCGATGAAGGTTTCGCGGCGCTCGGGCTTGAGCAGGCCGCTCATCGCCGATTTCACGTCATCCACGAGATCGTAGATGATGTTGTAATAGCGGATCTCGATGCCGTCGCGGGTCGCCAGATCCTGGGCCTGCTTGTTGGCGCGCACGTTGAAGCCGATGACGATGGCATTGGACGCCGCCGCCAGGGTCACGTCCGATTCGGTGATGCCGCCCACCCCGCTCATCAGGATCTGCGCCGACACTTCGTCGGTCGAGAGCTTGTTGAGCGAAGCAACGATGGCTTCAACCGAACCCTGCACGTCGCCCTTGATGATCAGCGGGAACTTGGAGATGCCGGCGATCTTGAGCTGATTCATCATCTGCTCAAGGCTCGTCGCACCGCCCCCGGCCGTCTTTTCACGGATGGCGCGCTGACGATATTCGGTGACCTCGCGGGCACGGGCTTCGGTTTCCACCACCGAGAAGCGGTCGCCCGCGCTCGGCACACCGGTAAAGCCAAGCACTTCCACCGGAATGGAGGGACCGGCTTCCTTGACCTGCTCGCCCTTGTCATTGATCAGGGCGCGGACGCGGGCAAATTCGGTGCCGGCAACGAGAATGTCGCCGACATGGAGGGTACCGCGCTGCACCAGCACCGTCGCCACCGCACCGCGGCCGCGATCGAGCTTGGCTTCGATGACCAGACCTTCGGCACGGCCGTCGCGGGCCACGCGCAGTTCGAGCACTTCGGCCTGCAGCAGAATGGTTTCGAGCAGCTTGTCGAGACCCGCCTGGGTCTTGGCCGACACTTCCACGTCGAGTACGTCGCCGCCCATCGATTCCACGAACACTTCGTGCTGCAGCAGCTCGGTGCGAACGCGGGTCGGATTGGCTTCGGGCTTGTCCATCTTGTTGATGGCCACGATGATCGGAACCCCAGCCGCCTTGGCATGCTTGATGGATTCGATGGTCTGGGGCATCACGCCGTCATCGGCCGCCACCACCAGCACCGCGATATCGGTCGCCTGGGCGCCGCGGGCACGCATGGCGGTGAACGCCTCGTGGCCCGGGGTGTCAAGGAAGGTGATCTTGTGACCGTTCTTTTCGACCTGATAGGCGCCGATATGCTGGGTAATGCCGCCGGCTTCGCCGGAAACGACATTGGCCTCGCGGATCGCGTCGAGCAGGCTGGTCTTGCCGTGGTCGACGTGACCCATAATGGTCACCACCGGCGCACGATCGGTCAGATCCTCGGCCTTGTCGTCGGCCGGGATGTCATAGAGACCTTCTTCGACGTCCGCATCGGAAACGCGCTTGACCGTATGGCCCAGTTCGGCCGCGATCAGCTCGGCCGTATCGGCATCGAGCACATCGTTGATCGTGGCCATCTGGCCCTGCGCCATCAGCATCTTGATGACGGTAACGGAGCGTTCGGCCATGCGGTTGGCCAGCTCGCCCACCGTGATGGCTTCCGGAATGGTCACTTCGCGGCTGAGCTTGGGCGCGGTCTGCTGGTTGCGGCCCATCTTCTTGTCGCGGCGGCGGCGCATGGCGGCCAGCGAGGGACCGCGATCGCGATCGCTCTCTGTCGTGGCGCTGGCAACGGTCAGGCGGCCGCGGGCATTGCCCTCATCGTTACGGCGAACCGGGCGCTCGGGCGCAGCGCGCGAGGCGCGGCGGGCATTTTCGAGCTCGGCTTCCGAGGTCGGCCGGGTAACGGGCGCGCCGGTCCGGATCTTGCGGCCATCGGCCTCGCTGGGCGGGGCAGGGGGCACATTGCCGATCGGGGCCATGCCGGCACCAGCCGGACGGCGTTCGCCGGCCGGGCGGCCGGCAGTGCCCGAAGGACGAGCGCCGGGAGCACCAGGACGGGCGCCAGCGGTGCCCGGACGAATCAGCGCATTGGCACCGCGTTCGTTTTCAGGGCGCGTATTGCTGGGCCGTTCGGCCCGGGGCGGGCGCGGCGGCTGGCCTGGGCGGCCCGCTACGACACGCACGCTTGAGGGGCCGGCATTGCGCTGGGAGGCCGGAGTATAGGCCGGCGCGGCTTCCGCCTGCGGGGCCGCAGGCTCTTCCGGCTGCGGCTCGGCCACGGGGGCAGGGGTCGTTACAGGACCCGCTTCGGCCTCGGTGGCCTGGCGGCGTTCTTCTTCCTGACGTGCAGCTTCCTCGCGAATCTGGCGGCGGCGCGCATCTTCTTCGATGCGGCGGGCCTCTTCGGCGGCAAAGCGCTCACGATCCTCGCTCTGGCGGGCAGCGGCCAGCGCCAGGGCCTGGCGACGGGCCTCCGATTCCGCGGCGGACAGGCCGAGCGGCGCCCGCTGCTGGGGTGCAGGGCGGCCCTGAGGCGGACGCCCCTGGCTTGGCGCACCCGACGATTGCGGGCGTTGCGGCACACCACTGGGAGCACCCGGCGTGGGGACGCGGCGGGTGCGCTTCTCGACGACCACTGTGCTGCGCGACGGTCCACGCGACATGCCGGGGCGATTGCCCAGACCCGGGCCCCCCTTGAGTGTCAGCGTCTTCTTGGCGCCAGTGTCGTCCGTGCGCTTGTCGTCGTTATCAGCCATACTTCTCGCGTCTCTCAAACTTGTCCGTTCGGCAAAAGATCACCGTCAACCGCATGGCGGCCGGTGCCTTCATCCGTCGGTTTGGCGGTGTAGAGGGCCAGTCTTCGGGCCTTTTCTACCGCCGCTTGGGCTGCCGCCCCTTTCGTCAGGGCAGCATGTATCACATTTTCGAGCCCAAGTGCCAAACCCAATTGCTCGGAACTGAGCAATTCGAAATGTGGCACGTCGAACCCCGAAATTCCCTCCTCGCGGGCCGCATGATGCAGGGCCTTCCAGGGCCCTACCATCTTGCTGCGCCCGTCGGCGGAGGCG harbors:
- the infB gene encoding translation initiation factor IF-2: MADNDDKRTDDTGAKKTLTLKGGPGLGNRPGMSRGPSRSTVVVEKRTRRVPTPGAPSGVPQRPQSSGAPSQGRPPQGRPAPQQRAPLGLSAAESEARRQALALAAARQSEDRERFAAEEARRIEEDARRRQIREEAARQEEERRQATEAEAGPVTTPAPVAEPQPEEPAAPQAEAAPAYTPASQRNAGPSSVRVVAGRPGQPPRPPRAERPSNTRPENERGANALIRPGTAGARPGAPGARPSGTAGRPAGERRPAGAGMAPIGNVPPAPPSEADGRKIRTGAPVTRPTSEAELENARRASRAAPERPVRRNDEGNARGRLTVASATTESDRDRGPSLAAMRRRRDKKMGRNQQTAPKLSREVTIPEAITVGELANRMAERSVTVIKMLMAQGQMATINDVLDADTAELIAAELGHTVKRVSDADVEEGLYDIPADDKAEDLTDRAPVVTIMGHVDHGKTSLLDAIREANVVSGEAGGITQHIGAYQVEKNGHKITFLDTPGHEAFTAMRARGAQATDIAVLVVAADDGVMPQTIESIKHAKAAGVPIIVAINKMDKPEANPTRVRTELLQHEVFVESMGGDVLDVEVSAKTQAGLDKLLETILLQAEVLELRVARDGRAEGLVIEAKLDRGRGAVATVLVQRGTLHVGDILVAGTEFARVRALINDKGEQVKEAGPSIPVEVLGFTGVPSAGDRFSVVETEARAREVTEYRQRAIREKTAGGGATSLEQMMNQLKIAGISKFPLIIKGDVQGSVEAIVASLNKLSTDEVSAQILMSGVGGITESDVTLAAASNAIVIGFNVRANKQAQDLATRDGIEIRYYNIIYDLVDDVKSAMSGLLKPERRETFIGYAEILEVFSITKVGKVAGCRVTEGIVERGAGVRLLRDNVVIHEGKLKTLKRFKDEVKEVQMGQECGMAFENYEDIRQGDVIECFRVETVQRTL
- a CDS encoding histidine phosphatase family protein, coding for MTKLVLIRHSMPLIDSARPAQDWVLSAEGHAAAVVLAERLTDRGIAAMVSSDEPKARQTGEAIAAALRLPLTLDRDLREHERANTGYLPRPEFEASIARFFAQPEELVFGEETADQVFERFSGAVRRGLEPGHGTVALVTHGTALTLYLARTIGIAPLPFWRSLTLPMAIEVEGAALDIL
- a CDS encoding L,D-transpeptidase, which gives rise to MIGMPLALAACTTSRAPVVEEPRIDPYYQAMYGPVYNEPFPIAAMDLRRVDPQWWRQEVPYITSEPVGTIVVDTPARFLYLVLEGGRALRYGIGVGKSEALVFRGTATIGRKAQWPRWTPTQSMIKREPDRYGPYAGGMEGGPTNPLGPRALYLYKGGRDTLFRLHGTTEPYTIGTNVSSGCIRLMNQDILDLYARVPTGTRVTVIN